The Fimbriimonas ginsengisoli Gsoil 348 genome window below encodes:
- the galE gene encoding UDP-glucose 4-epimerase GalE — protein sequence MILVLGGAGYIGSHMLKLLRETGESHLVFDNFEEGHREALLGSPYVQGDLRNRDDLRKLFADHPDIDVVMHFAAYIAVGESVEQPGKYFTNNTTAVIGLLEEMRAAGIGKFVFSSTAAIFGEPHYVPIDEAHPKDPTSPYGDSKLMVERILKAFDVAHGFKSVCLRYFNAAGADPENRIGEDHHPETHLIPVAILAAMGKKPSLKVFGTDYDTPDGTCVRDYIHVLDLAQAHLLAVKHLRAGGDSRQYNLGNGQGFTVRQVIDAVEHATGLKVPNEEAPRRAGDPAKLIASSDRIRADWGWNPQYGDLKVIVEHAWNWHKTHPEGYA from the coding sequence ATGATTCTGGTGCTGGGAGGGGCCGGGTACATCGGCTCGCACATGCTCAAGCTGCTGCGAGAAACGGGTGAGTCCCACCTCGTTTTCGATAATTTCGAGGAAGGACACCGGGAGGCACTGTTAGGCAGCCCGTACGTGCAGGGCGACCTGCGGAACCGAGACGATCTGCGAAAGCTGTTTGCCGACCACCCCGACATCGACGTCGTCATGCATTTCGCCGCCTACATCGCGGTTGGCGAAAGCGTGGAGCAGCCGGGGAAATACTTCACCAATAACACCACCGCGGTCATCGGGCTGTTAGAGGAGATGCGGGCCGCCGGCATTGGCAAGTTCGTCTTCTCGTCTACCGCCGCTATCTTCGGCGAACCGCATTACGTGCCGATCGACGAGGCGCACCCGAAAGATCCCACCAGCCCTTACGGCGACAGCAAGCTGATGGTCGAGCGCATCCTAAAGGCGTTCGACGTGGCGCACGGCTTCAAGTCGGTCTGTCTCCGCTATTTCAACGCCGCCGGGGCCGATCCGGAGAATCGGATCGGCGAAGACCACCACCCGGAAACCCACCTCATCCCGGTCGCGATCCTGGCCGCGATGGGTAAGAAGCCGAGTCTGAAGGTCTTTGGGACTGACTACGACACTCCCGACGGAACCTGCGTCCGCGACTACATCCACGTTCTCGACCTCGCCCAAGCGCATCTCCTGGCGGTTAAGCACTTGAGGGCCGGGGGAGATTCGCGCCAATACAATCTCGGCAATGGGCAAGGGTTCACCGTTCGGCAAGTCATTGACGCGGTCGAGCACGCCACCGGTCTCAAAGTTCCGAACGAGGAAGCCCCCCGCCGCGCCGGCGACCCGGCGAAATTGATCGCCAGCTCCGATCGGATCCGCGCCGACTGGGGTTGGAATCCACAATACGGCGACTTAAAAGTCATCGTAGAGCACGCTTGGAATTGGCACAAGACCCATCCTGAAGGTTACGCGTAA
- a CDS encoding DHH family phosphoesterase — MSVAPELASAFRQELANASSVLIGTHLNPDGDALGSALAMSMYLDSIGVENEVICHHPAPRNLRFLPKVQSVLQEPTRESYDLGIVLDLDSLERLGRTEPYFARCKRLVVIDHHIPHTAPGDLRIVDTSAAATAVILTQLLIELKAVISPEMATSLLTGIVTDTGSFRFRNTTPEALALSAFLLEHGGSITQISEEVFQSKTLSSVKLLGHTLEVMRLACDNKIAWSALSAGDFEMAHAEDEDTEGFVNEMLFVTSVQIAALMREPKPGKIRCSLRSRGDFDVAEVARYFGGGGHRNAAGCTLEMPLEEAEARLVERLKICLASC, encoded by the coding sequence GTGAGCGTCGCACCCGAGCTCGCGTCGGCCTTTCGGCAAGAGCTGGCGAATGCTTCGTCGGTGCTGATCGGTACCCACCTGAATCCTGACGGCGACGCGCTCGGCAGCGCGCTCGCCATGTCGATGTATTTGGATTCCATCGGGGTCGAGAACGAGGTGATCTGCCATCACCCGGCGCCGCGCAACCTCCGCTTTCTCCCCAAGGTGCAGTCGGTGCTGCAGGAGCCGACGAGGGAATCGTACGATCTCGGAATCGTCCTCGACCTCGACTCGCTCGAACGACTGGGGCGAACCGAGCCGTATTTCGCGAGGTGCAAACGGCTTGTAGTGATCGATCACCACATTCCCCACACCGCGCCGGGGGACTTGAGGATCGTCGACACGTCGGCGGCGGCCACCGCCGTAATCCTCACCCAGCTTCTCATCGAGCTGAAAGCGGTGATCTCGCCCGAAATGGCCACTTCCCTGCTTACCGGCATCGTTACCGACACAGGCTCTTTTCGATTCCGGAACACGACTCCCGAGGCGCTCGCTCTATCCGCTTTCCTGCTCGAGCACGGCGGCAGTATCACCCAGATCAGCGAAGAGGTCTTCCAAAGCAAGACGCTTAGCTCGGTGAAGCTGCTCGGCCACACACTGGAAGTGATGCGGCTCGCATGCGACAACAAAATCGCGTGGAGCGCACTCAGCGCCGGCGATTTTGAGATGGCCCATGCGGAGGATGAGGACACCGAAGGGTTCGTCAATGAAATGCTCTTCGTCACTTCGGTACAGATCGCGGCCCTCATGCGGGAACCCAAGCCAGGCAAGATCCGGTGCTCGCTACGCTCGCGAGGCGACTTCGACGTGGCCGAGGTCGCGCGCTACTTCGGGGGCGGGGGGCATCGAAACGCCGCGGGATGCACGCTAGAAATGCCGCTCGAAGAAGCAGAAGCACGACTCGTCGAGAGGCTCAAGATTTGCTTGGCATCCTGCTAG
- a CDS encoding aminopeptidase C produces MDLVQTSSSAGALSPDDLRGFQSAFDNDPAYRAAMNAVTTTTVTQVALNRRKAALVNHSFSVHLPENPATSQKSSGRCWMFAALNTFRTKAQQVMNMEAGFEFSQNYILFWDKLEKANYFLENILATLDEPEGSRLLDWLMVAPQNDGGQWDMFVNLIQKYGVVPKSVMPETESSSSTGRMADFVTTKLREYACRLRGAHRSGASEGDLREQKQGYMTEVYRMLCIHLGEPPSRFQWQWRDKDRVFHRAGALTPQEFYAKYVGVDLSEMVCLIHDPRPGHDFNRAFTVKFLGNVVGGRPTEYLNVELDVIKQAAIKQLQAGDSVWFGCDVGKHLHKDLGVMDLDLYDFDLVYGTTPAMSKAERLMYGQSLMTHAMVFTGVDLSDEGRPSKWRVENSWSAEPGDKGFFQMTDRWFDEYTYEVVVSKNHVPGDSLRALEAAPVELEPWDPMGSLA; encoded by the coding sequence ATGGATCTCGTCCAGACCTCGTCGTCTGCCGGAGCGCTTTCGCCGGACGACCTTCGCGGGTTTCAATCCGCTTTCGACAACGACCCCGCCTATCGCGCGGCGATGAATGCGGTGACCACGACGACGGTCACCCAGGTCGCTTTGAACCGCCGGAAGGCGGCGTTGGTGAATCATTCGTTCAGCGTCCATCTTCCCGAAAACCCCGCGACCTCTCAAAAATCGAGCGGGAGATGCTGGATGTTCGCCGCCTTGAATACGTTCCGCACGAAGGCCCAGCAGGTGATGAACATGGAGGCCGGATTCGAGTTCAGCCAGAACTACATCTTGTTCTGGGACAAGCTGGAGAAGGCGAACTACTTCCTGGAAAACATCCTCGCTACGCTCGATGAACCGGAAGGGAGCCGTCTGCTCGATTGGCTGATGGTCGCTCCGCAGAACGACGGCGGGCAGTGGGACATGTTCGTGAACCTGATCCAGAAGTACGGGGTCGTTCCCAAGTCGGTGATGCCGGAAACCGAAAGTTCGTCGTCTACCGGCCGCATGGCCGACTTTGTGACGACAAAGCTTCGAGAATATGCCTGCCGGTTGCGCGGCGCTCACCGAAGCGGAGCCTCGGAAGGCGACCTTCGCGAGCAAAAACAGGGCTACATGACCGAGGTGTATCGGATGCTCTGCATCCACCTCGGCGAGCCCCCTTCCCGCTTTCAGTGGCAATGGCGCGATAAAGACCGCGTCTTCCACCGCGCCGGGGCGCTTACTCCTCAGGAGTTCTACGCAAAGTACGTCGGCGTCGACCTCTCAGAGATGGTCTGCCTAATCCACGATCCTCGTCCCGGGCATGACTTCAACCGCGCGTTCACGGTCAAGTTCCTGGGCAACGTCGTGGGCGGCCGTCCCACCGAGTATCTGAACGTGGAGCTCGATGTAATCAAGCAGGCGGCGATCAAGCAGTTGCAGGCCGGCGATTCCGTCTGGTTCGGCTGCGACGTCGGCAAGCACCTCCACAAGGACCTAGGCGTTATGGACCTCGACCTGTACGACTTCGACCTGGTGTACGGAACGACGCCCGCCATGTCGAAGGCCGAGCGGCTGATGTACGGCCAGTCGCTCATGACGCACGCGATGGTCTTCACCGGCGTCGATCTGAGCGACGAGGGCAGGCCTTCGAAGTGGCGGGTCGAAAACTCGTGGAGCGCCGAACCCGGAGACAAGGGTTTCTTCCAGATGACCGACCGTTGGTTCGACGAATACACCTACGAGGTCGTCGTGAGCAAGAATCACGTTCCCGGGGACTCGCTACGAGCCCTCGAAGCGGCTCCCGTCGAGCTGGAACCGTGGGATCCGATGGGAAGCCTCGCGTAG
- a CDS encoding SDR family NAD(P)-dependent oxidoreductase, giving the protein MHDYKFAIVIGASSGIGAELVRQLAQEGARVAAVARRGDRLEALASEFPGKIIPVEHDVTDFDAVPALFQEITGKLGGLDLIVYAAGVMPEVGAHEYDFQKDRQMIEVNLLGAMAWLNQAAIRFENTKSGTIVGIGSVAGDRGRSGQPVYNTSKAALTTYLEALRNRLCKHGVRVVTIKPGPTATEMTSRLHMKGMMDPAKVAEITLEKSQRTGEHYIKLTHRIAFAIIRRIPSGIFRKLSI; this is encoded by the coding sequence ATGCACGACTACAAGTTCGCCATCGTTATCGGAGCTTCCTCGGGGATCGGGGCGGAGTTGGTTCGGCAGCTCGCCCAGGAGGGCGCCCGGGTAGCGGCGGTGGCTAGGCGGGGGGATCGGTTGGAGGCTCTCGCGTCCGAATTCCCGGGCAAGATCATCCCCGTTGAGCATGACGTTACCGACTTCGACGCCGTCCCCGCGCTGTTTCAAGAGATCACCGGCAAGCTGGGCGGACTCGATCTGATCGTTTACGCCGCCGGTGTGATGCCCGAAGTTGGAGCCCACGAATACGACTTCCAAAAAGACCGCCAGATGATCGAGGTGAACCTTCTCGGCGCGATGGCATGGCTGAACCAAGCCGCGATCCGGTTCGAGAATACAAAGAGCGGAACCATTGTGGGGATCGGCAGCGTGGCGGGTGACCGGGGGCGCTCCGGACAGCCGGTCTACAACACCAGCAAAGCCGCTCTGACCACCTACCTGGAGGCGCTCCGAAACCGGCTCTGCAAGCACGGGGTTCGGGTGGTTACGATCAAACCGGGTCCCACGGCCACCGAAATGACGTCCCGCCTGCACATGAAAGGGATGATGGACCCGGCGAAAGTGGCCGAAATTACTCTTGAGAAGAGCCAGCGGACCGGTGAACACTACATCAAACTGACGCACCGAATCGCTTTCGCCATTATCCGGCGTATTCCAAGTGGGATCTTCCGAAAACTGAGCATATGA
- a CDS encoding UbiA prenyltransferase family protein: MLTPEPSAHEEPPMAPRSSGVALIKSVVKLIRPKQWAKNLLVFAALLFTAGYHHPDLILRSVAAFFAMSMLSSCTYVFNDLIDIKRDRMHPKKRFRPLASGALSKESGVALGTGLLFAGVLVAFGLGKGPIVIAIVYLGMQVLYNWRLKHTPIADVFTIAVGFVLRAVLGAAAIKVLISGWLLFCTGALALMLGFAKRRNEFILQGEDRSSSRESLVHYNRAALDAIVIMFAAGAAMCYGIYTLQSQTAHKYPALILTSIFVFYGITRYILLIFTIDEGGEPADVLFKDRHIIACVILFVISAVLAMSGLRLPILEQ, translated from the coding sequence GTGTTAACGCCCGAGCCATCCGCCCACGAAGAGCCGCCGATGGCCCCGCGCTCTTCGGGCGTGGCGTTGATCAAGAGCGTTGTCAAGCTGATCCGTCCGAAGCAGTGGGCGAAAAACCTCCTGGTCTTCGCAGCGCTCCTGTTCACCGCGGGTTACCACCACCCGGATCTGATTCTCCGCTCGGTTGCCGCGTTTTTCGCGATGTCGATGCTGAGCTCGTGCACCTATGTGTTTAACGACCTCATCGACATCAAACGCGACCGGATGCATCCCAAGAAAAGGTTTCGCCCCTTAGCCTCCGGCGCTCTGTCGAAAGAATCGGGGGTGGCGCTAGGAACCGGACTGCTCTTTGCGGGGGTTCTTGTCGCGTTCGGTCTCGGCAAGGGTCCGATCGTCATCGCGATCGTTTACTTGGGGATGCAGGTCCTGTACAATTGGCGACTCAAGCACACGCCGATCGCCGATGTTTTCACGATCGCGGTCGGATTTGTGCTTAGGGCAGTCTTGGGGGCGGCCGCGATCAAGGTCCTCATTTCGGGATGGCTCCTCTTCTGCACGGGCGCGCTCGCCCTCATGCTCGGCTTCGCCAAGCGCCGCAACGAATTTATCTTGCAAGGCGAAGACCGATCCAGCAGCCGAGAAAGCCTTGTCCACTACAACCGGGCCGCTCTCGATGCGATCGTCATCATGTTCGCGGCGGGCGCCGCTATGTGTTACGGCATCTACACCCTCCAAAGCCAAACCGCCCACAAATACCCGGCGTTGATCCTCACCTCGATCTTCGTCTTTTATGGGATCACACGCTACATCTTGCTGATCTTCACCATAGACGAAGGGGGCGAACCTGCCGATGTACTCTTCAAGGACCGCCACATCATCGCTTGCGTCATCCTCTTCGTCATCTCCGCCGTCCTGGCTATGAGCGGACTCAGACTACCGATTTTGGAGCAGTGA
- the truB gene encoding tRNA pseudouridine(55) synthase TruB produces the protein MLGILLVRKPPGLTSHDVVNDIRRRFHTRRVGHAGTLDPLATGLLVVAVGPATRFLQYLPLEPKVYEGVVRFGYSTNTYDAEGDPSPSRPLPEDLPAAITEALPAFTGLIQQLPPMFSAVKVNGKPLYKYARGGQEAPRREPRTVHISEFTPLSFDGAEVTFRIVCSGGTYIRSLANDLGEAIGCGAYLSGLVRTGVGRFSLDQAVDLAEARPSDLMPLHEALPPMPLLQLDSGQTQHVREGRTIGMGEPPDNFLVGLLEPGGTVFSVARVQGNLLQPECVIPAEVLDEAV, from the coding sequence TTGCTTGGCATCCTGCTAGTTCGAAAGCCGCCGGGGCTGACGTCGCACGACGTCGTCAACGATATTCGCCGTCGGTTTCACACCCGCCGCGTCGGCCACGCCGGTACCCTCGACCCGCTTGCGACCGGATTGCTCGTGGTTGCGGTTGGTCCGGCCACCCGATTTTTGCAATACCTGCCGCTAGAGCCCAAGGTGTACGAAGGGGTTGTCCGATTCGGATACTCCACGAACACCTACGACGCGGAGGGCGATCCAAGCCCTAGCCGACCGCTGCCCGAGGACCTCCCGGCCGCTATTACCGAGGCATTGCCGGCATTCACGGGGCTGATCCAGCAGTTGCCGCCGATGTTCAGCGCCGTCAAGGTGAATGGCAAGCCGCTCTACAAATACGCCCGTGGCGGGCAAGAAGCGCCGCGGCGGGAGCCCCGGACCGTCCACATCTCCGAATTCACGCCGCTATCGTTCGACGGCGCCGAGGTGACATTTCGGATCGTTTGCTCCGGTGGAACCTATATCCGCTCATTGGCCAACGATCTTGGCGAGGCGATCGGCTGCGGGGCCTACCTCAGCGGCTTGGTCCGGACCGGGGTCGGTAGGTTCTCCCTTGATCAAGCCGTCGATCTCGCGGAAGCGCGTCCGAGCGACCTTATGCCACTTCACGAGGCGCTGCCGCCGATGCCGTTGCTGCAACTCGACTCGGGGCAGACTCAGCACGTGCGGGAAGGGCGAACCATCGGGATGGGCGAGCCACCGGACAATTTTCTCGTAGGGTTATTAGAGCCTGGAGGAACCGTGTTTAGCGTGGCACGGGTCCAAGGAAACCTCCTTCAGCCGGAATGCGTTATTCCTGCCGAGGTGCTCGATGAAGCTGTATAG
- a CDS encoding FAD-binding protein, producing MSLATLSEPTEVELAHAPLLASERIARQAGYGMRSAADGYLFRPTSVDEIRAILLLAKETGRQITLRGAGRSYGDANIGSETLVVDIGRMRRILSWDPSTGHIDCEGGVTIEGLWRHTIEDGYWPPVVSGTMYPTLAGALAMNIHGKNNFRVGTLGEQVVDMDVLFPTGELRTLTPADDLFYCVISGAGLLGVIVRVKLKMKRIHSGDLRVLATAPRNWDEQFAEFERHEPNADYMVSWVDCFGRGTESGRGQFHAAWYMDDGHEFSSSFRPEHQDLPDTIMGLVPKSVVWRFLKILNNRWGMRFINWGKDFASKTIGNNKVHPQSLVGFSFLLDYVPNWRNAYLPGGFIQYQTFVPKEHAKEVFARQVAMQQEAGLESFLGVLKRHRPDKFLFSHAVDGYSLALDFKVTRENWSRLENLCHRMNDVVLAAGGRFYFAKDSTLRPSDVDAYLGGDTLSRYRRLKSELDPDALLTHNLAKRLGL from the coding sequence ATGAGTCTCGCCACCCTTTCTGAACCCACCGAGGTCGAACTGGCTCACGCGCCGCTTCTTGCGTCTGAGCGGATCGCACGTCAGGCAGGATACGGCATGCGGTCGGCGGCGGACGGCTATCTTTTCCGTCCGACTTCGGTCGACGAGATCAGAGCGATTCTTTTGTTGGCGAAGGAGACGGGGAGGCAAATCACCTTGCGAGGGGCCGGGCGAAGCTACGGCGACGCCAACATCGGCAGCGAGACATTGGTGGTCGACATCGGCCGCATGCGTCGCATCCTCTCCTGGGATCCGTCGACTGGCCATATCGACTGCGAAGGGGGCGTCACCATCGAAGGTTTGTGGCGGCACACGATCGAGGACGGCTATTGGCCGCCGGTCGTGAGCGGCACCATGTACCCGACCCTCGCCGGCGCCCTCGCCATGAACATCCACGGGAAAAACAACTTCCGGGTGGGCACATTGGGCGAGCAGGTCGTCGATATGGACGTCCTGTTCCCCACCGGCGAGCTTCGCACCCTAACGCCGGCGGACGATCTTTTCTATTGCGTGATCAGCGGCGCGGGTCTTCTTGGAGTCATCGTCCGAGTGAAGCTCAAGATGAAGCGGATCCACAGTGGCGACCTTCGGGTCTTGGCCACCGCGCCTCGAAACTGGGACGAACAGTTCGCCGAATTCGAACGGCACGAGCCGAATGCCGACTACATGGTGAGCTGGGTCGACTGTTTCGGACGGGGCACAGAATCGGGCCGTGGCCAGTTCCACGCCGCCTGGTACATGGACGATGGGCACGAGTTCTCCTCCTCGTTCCGTCCTGAGCATCAAGATCTTCCGGACACCATCATGGGGTTGGTACCCAAGTCGGTGGTTTGGCGTTTCTTGAAGATCCTCAATAACCGCTGGGGCATGCGCTTCATCAACTGGGGCAAGGATTTTGCCAGCAAGACGATTGGCAACAACAAGGTCCACCCGCAGAGCCTCGTCGGCTTCTCTTTCCTGCTCGACTACGTTCCGAATTGGCGTAATGCCTACCTACCGGGCGGGTTCATCCAGTACCAAACCTTCGTTCCGAAGGAGCACGCGAAGGAGGTCTTCGCCCGTCAGGTCGCCATGCAGCAGGAAGCGGGATTAGAGTCGTTCCTCGGCGTGCTCAAACGGCACCGCCCGGACAAATTCCTGTTCAGCCACGCCGTCGACGGTTACTCGCTGGCCCTCGACTTCAAAGTCACACGGGAGAACTGGTCACGGCTGGAGAACCTTTGCCACCGGATGAACGACGTCGTCCTCGCCGCCGGCGGTCGCTTCTATTTCGCCAAAGACAGCACCCTCCGACCGTCGGATGTCGACGCGTATCTCGGCGGTGACACCCTCTCCCGCTACCGCCGCTTAAAATCCGAGCTCGATCCCGATGCGCTTCTGACTCACAACTTAGCGAAGCGCTTGGGGCTCTAG
- a CDS encoding ligase-associated DNA damage response DEXH box helicase — MHPGITEVRDWFERQGWEAFPFQEAVWNAYLEGKSGLIHSATGTGKTLAAWMGPVAEALAAGEATGPVDREDAPPLRVLWITPLRALAADTAASLQWPAESFHLPWSVELRTGDTTQSVRAKQKKQLPTALVTTPESLTLMLTREDATELFSDLRLVVVDEWHELMSTKRGVQTELALARIRAFKPELRVWGISATLGNLRDAMETLLGLGREGELVQGVVGKPVVIDTILPTNIDRFPWAGHFGTQMIPRVIEAIDEGGTCLIFTNTRAQAEIWYQSILQVKAQWKDVIALHHGSLSREVRDEVELGLKSGRLRAVVCTSSLDLGVDFTPVDRVLQVGTPKGVARLLQRAGRSGHQPGVPSRVTCVPTHAFELLDIAAARNAALAGKIEAREGVNKPLDVLAQHLVTIATGTGFRAQDLFREVQCTQAYKTLSQEEWDWTLDFVVRGGESLRAYPEYHRVVLGTDGVYRVEDADIAKRHRMSVGTIVSDEALNVQYLKGGKLGTVEESFLARLRPGDRFIFAGRPLEFVRIKDMTAWVRRASSVSGAVPRWMGGRLPLSSELALAIREELERAGNGELASPEMKTLGPILELQARWSAIPALSDLLIERVETREGHHLFFYPFEGRLVHQGMAALFGYRISQLVPITFTFAANDYGFELLAPEEAPLEEAIAKGLLSPENLGADIVASLNSAELARRQFREIARIAGLVFQGFPGMNKSAKQLQASSGLFYDVFARYDPNNLLLRQADREVLERQLEQSRLSRSLGRLSQSNLLITHPKRPSPMCFPILVDRLRETVTSENIHDRIEKMASQLELEAGDKIGAPDGV; from the coding sequence ATGCACCCTGGGATCACGGAAGTCAGGGACTGGTTTGAGCGCCAGGGGTGGGAGGCATTTCCGTTTCAGGAGGCGGTTTGGAACGCCTATCTGGAGGGGAAGAGCGGGCTGATCCACTCGGCGACGGGTACCGGTAAGACCCTCGCCGCGTGGATGGGGCCAGTCGCGGAGGCGCTCGCGGCGGGAGAAGCGACTGGCCCGGTCGACCGGGAAGACGCGCCACCTTTGCGGGTGCTGTGGATCACCCCATTGCGAGCGCTTGCCGCCGACACGGCGGCCTCGCTTCAGTGGCCGGCGGAGTCGTTTCACCTTCCGTGGAGCGTCGAGCTTCGGACCGGAGACACCACCCAAAGCGTCCGGGCGAAGCAAAAGAAGCAGCTTCCTACCGCGCTCGTCACGACTCCCGAGAGCCTCACGCTGATGCTTACGCGCGAGGATGCCACCGAGCTTTTTAGCGATCTGCGGCTGGTCGTCGTCGACGAATGGCATGAGCTCATGTCGACCAAGCGCGGGGTGCAGACCGAGCTCGCGCTGGCGCGGATTCGCGCGTTCAAGCCGGAGCTGCGCGTGTGGGGAATCTCCGCCACGCTGGGGAACCTCCGGGATGCGATGGAAACCTTGCTTGGCCTCGGCAGGGAAGGGGAACTCGTGCAGGGCGTGGTGGGGAAGCCAGTCGTCATCGACACGATCCTCCCGACGAACATCGACCGCTTTCCGTGGGCCGGCCACTTCGGCACACAGATGATCCCGCGTGTTATCGAGGCGATCGACGAAGGGGGAACCTGCCTGATCTTCACCAACACGAGGGCACAGGCGGAGATTTGGTATCAGTCGATCCTGCAGGTCAAGGCGCAGTGGAAGGATGTCATCGCGCTTCACCACGGCTCGCTCTCTCGAGAAGTGCGCGACGAGGTCGAGCTTGGGCTGAAATCGGGCCGGTTACGCGCCGTCGTGTGTACCTCCAGTCTCGACCTCGGAGTCGATTTCACGCCGGTCGATCGGGTCCTTCAAGTCGGTACGCCCAAGGGGGTGGCTCGCCTACTTCAACGCGCCGGGCGAAGCGGCCACCAGCCTGGGGTGCCGAGTCGCGTGACCTGCGTGCCGACCCATGCCTTCGAACTGCTCGACATCGCGGCGGCGCGGAACGCCGCTTTAGCGGGGAAGATCGAGGCAAGGGAAGGGGTGAACAAGCCACTGGACGTGTTGGCTCAACATCTCGTAACCATCGCGACCGGCACCGGATTTCGAGCCCAAGATCTGTTTCGAGAGGTGCAGTGCACCCAGGCGTACAAGACGTTGTCCCAGGAGGAATGGGACTGGACCCTCGACTTCGTAGTCCGAGGCGGTGAGAGTTTACGAGCGTATCCTGAATATCACCGGGTCGTCTTGGGGACCGACGGCGTGTATCGCGTCGAGGATGCCGATATCGCGAAACGGCACCGAATGTCGGTCGGCACCATCGTAAGCGACGAGGCGCTCAACGTTCAGTATTTGAAAGGGGGCAAGTTGGGCACGGTGGAAGAGTCGTTCCTCGCCCGGTTGCGGCCCGGCGACCGGTTCATCTTCGCCGGGCGTCCGCTGGAGTTTGTCCGAATCAAGGACATGACGGCTTGGGTAAGGCGGGCGAGCAGTGTCAGTGGCGCCGTTCCACGGTGGATGGGCGGCCGACTGCCGCTTTCGAGTGAGTTAGCGCTCGCAATTCGCGAGGAACTGGAGCGGGCCGGAAACGGTGAGCTCGCGAGCCCGGAGATGAAGACGCTGGGTCCGATTCTGGAACTGCAGGCCCGGTGGTCGGCGATTCCCGCCCTCTCGGACCTGTTGATCGAGCGGGTGGAAACGAGGGAAGGACACCACCTTTTCTTCTATCCGTTCGAAGGGCGACTGGTGCACCAAGGGATGGCCGCGCTCTTTGGATACCGGATCTCGCAGCTCGTGCCGATCACGTTTACGTTTGCGGCAAACGACTACGGATTCGAGCTCTTGGCGCCGGAGGAGGCGCCGCTGGAGGAAGCGATTGCGAAGGGCCTGCTATCACCGGAGAACCTGGGAGCCGACATCGTGGCGAGTCTGAATTCGGCCGAGCTGGCTCGGCGGCAGTTCCGGGAAATCGCCCGCATCGCGGGACTGGTTTTCCAAGGCTTTCCCGGAATGAACAAGAGCGCCAAGCAGCTTCAGGCTTCGAGCGGGCTCTTCTACGACGTGTTCGCCCGCTACGATCCCAATAACCTTTTGCTGAGACAAGCCGACCGTGAAGTCTTGGAGCGCCAGTTGGAGCAGAGCCGACTGTCCCGGTCTCTGGGACGGCTGAGCCAGTCAAACTTGCTGA